The sequence below is a genomic window from Methylotuvimicrobium alcaliphilum 20Z.
TGCTACCGTGGATTCTTAGCTTCGAGCGGGCCGATCCGAACAGTCCGTTGTACGACATCGCGCATGTGCCCAATTTCGAATCCTTTCAGCGTCATTTCCGGGGATGGCGTATCGTCTCGAAACAACCGCTGATTATCGACATCTATAGCGATCAAATTCATCCCGACGCCGAAGTTACGGTTGCCGACAAGAGTCCTAGCGTCTTGCCTTGGCATAGCTTGGCGCTGGGCATTTTAGCCGAACAAAACGAGCGTCTGGCTTTTTCCTCGCACAAGGCCGACCGGTTGCAAGTCGACTGGTTGAGCCTAGTATCCGGCCCCAGCTTGCCGATCTTGCAGCAATTGCTCGAATCGGCTAGGCTTGAAGGCTTTATTCCTTTTGCCTCGCTGCTGAAACACTATTTGAGCTCCGGCGAAGCGGAAGAACGTTATCAAGCATTGAAAGACTGGTATGCCGAACGCGGTCATTTTTGGGTTGGCAATGGGCCTTTTTATCTGCATTCGGTGCATCCGCTCGAAGGCAGTATCGTGCTTCGCCGTAACGAAGATTTTCCGGACCCCGCCGACAAATGGCTGCGCTTCGTTCAACCGGAAATCCCCGAATTGGTCATGGACGGCCCGATTCTCGTCAATGTCGGTCAACCTGCGACATTCGACTTGCAAGTCACATTTCAAGGAAAGCCCTATCCGTTAAACGCCATCGACGAAGTCATCTTTTTATTGTTTGACGGCGATGGCAAACTTTCGTTTAAAGGTAAGGCTGAACCGTCCGAGAACGGCATTTGGCGAGTCAATTTGACGGCAAGGCAAATTTCTCGGCTCGGTGCCGGGGCCAATAGTCTGGAACTGGCGGTTAAATCCAACCGTATCGCGCTGCCGTCGTTCGCTTCTCACGGCTTCGCAACCTTACCCGCCGACGAATCGATTCCCGAAGGTATCGAACCATGAACCCTAGCCAAAACCCAAGTATTCCGAACAAAGCGGAGGGATTGCTTCGCGATCTCAAATTGATGCTGTTATTGACCGGCAAACGCATTATTGCGTTGGTGCTGATGGTTTTGATCGGCGTTTATCTGACCATATTGATTGCCAACATGGGAGGGCGCGTGGACGAATTGCGCCTGGTGCAAATCCGCAGCGAAATTTCCGAAGCCGTGCGCGGCAACTTGTCTTTCCGCGAACTCGACAGCGAGGAGCGCAATCGGCTGATACAAAGCCGCGTCGACTTGGAAGTTCAAAGGCTGAATCTGGACCGGCCTTTCCTGCTGCGTAGTTTCAATTATCTTTACCGTGCAATGCTGCTGGATCTGGGGCGCGCCGAACAAATGCACAGCGACAAGGGTTCGCGCGAAGTCCATGCTATCATCCTCGAGCGCTTGCCGGCCACCTTGCTGCTGTTCGGCACGGCTAATCTGCTGATTTTTTTCTTGTCCGTCTATATCGCCTTATGGCTGTCCCGGCACTACGGCAGTTTCATGGATCGCATCGTCATTGTTTTGGCTCCGACTTCAGCGGCACCGGCTTGGTTTTATGGCATCTTTTTGATTCTATGCTTTGCTTTCCTTTTACCGATTCTGCCTGCCGGCGGCATGGTGCAAGCACCGCCGCCGGAAAACAATTGGAACTATACGCTCAGTGTGTTGAAACACATGGCTTTGCCGGTTCTGGCCATGCTGCTGTCGCAAATTTTCATTTCAATCTATTCCTGGCGAACCTTCTTTTTAATTCACTCCAGCGAAGATTACGTGGAAATGGCCAGAGCAAAAGGCCTGCCTTCCCGGATGATCGAGCGTCGCTATATCTTGCGGCCGACGCTCGCGCCGGTCATTACTAGTTTCATGCTAATGCTGATCAGCATGTGGAGCGGCGCAATCATTTTAGAACGAACCTTCAGTTGGCCGGGTCTCGGCACCTTGATCTTTCAAGCTATCGGCCATCATGATACTCCGGTCATCATCGGTTCGGTGGTGATCTTCGCATATTTGCTGGCCTTCTCCATCCTGGTGCTGGACATCGTGTACGGCATCGTCGATCCGCGCGTACGTATTGGAGCCTCCCGATGAGATACTGGAGCGAACGACTGTGGGAACTGCGCCGTTATCCTTCCGCGTTACTCGGCATGGCGATCATTTTCTGTTTAGTCGGTTTATCGATTGTTACGGTTATCGCAATACCTTATGACGAAGCCCTCGATCGTTGGCGCGGAGGCGACTATTGGCGCATGCATCCGCGAAATGCCGAACCGGTATGGCTGGATCGACTGAAAGGCGGTAATAAGCCTAAAACGTTGATTATTTCCAGCCATGACGCCGAAACCGAATCGGTGACTTTCTCCGGCGGTAGACGCTTGAGAATACCCTTACATTTCGACTACGATTTTTCCGAATTCCCGAGTGAAATCAACTTGTTTCTGAAGTCAGAAAAGCACACCCGGGAACCCTTTGCCCGACTGACTTGGCATACCCCCGACGGGCGCGAAATTCCCTTAGGAGGACGTCGTATCACGGCCAACGACCGTTTTTCGCTATCCCAGGATTGGGCATTGGAACGCCGCCTTGGCCTACTCCCCCATGTGGGTTTGCTGGCGCGGCCCGGCACCGATTCGCCAAAAGTTTTACCCGGACGCTACACGCTGGTCTTGGATGCAGTATTATTCGACGAAGCCGCCGAAATCACCGCCGAACTGGTTGTTTATGGGCGCGTTCACGGCCTCGCCGGTACCGATCATCAGCGCCGCGATTTGCTGCTCGCGCTGCTGTGGGGTACGCCGATCGCGCTGGCTTTCGGCCTCTTGGCGGCAGTCGGCACGACGCTGACGACCTTAGTAATCGCAGCGGCCGGGGTTTGGTTCGGCGGGCGCCTCGATGCCGCCATACAACGGCTCACTGAGATCAACATGATTTTACCGCTGCTGCCGATACTGGTCATGGTCGGAACGCTCTATTCAACCAGCATTTGGCTGATGCTGGGCGTCGTGGTGCTGCTCGGCATCTTCAGCGCCAGCGCCAAAATGTACCGGGCCATGCTGCTGCCGATACGCGAGTCTCCCTACATTCAGGCCGCGCAAGCCTACGGCGCCAGCGATAGCCGCATCATCTTGCATTACTTGGTCCCGCGCATCCTGCCGGTGCTGATTCCTACCTTTGTGACGCTGATCCCAGCCTTCGTTTTTTTGGAGGCCTCGTTGGCGGTGCTAGGGCTCGGCGATCCGGTGCTGCCGACTTGGGGCAAAGTGCTCAATGACGCGCAAAACGAAAGTGCTCTGTACAATCACTATTATTATTGGGTGCTGGCTCCGGCTTTGCTGCTGATGCTGACAGGTCTCGGTTTTGCCTTGCTCGGTTTTGCGCTGGATCGCGTGTTCAACCCCAGGCTACGGCGGATCTAACGATGACAGAACCCCTGCTCAAAGTCGAAGATCTGCGGCTTGCCTATCAAACCGAACGCGGCATCGTCACTGCAGTAGACGGCCTGAACTTCGAAATCCAGCGCAACGAAGCACTGGTGGTGCTGGGCGAGTCGGGTTGCGGCAAAAGCTCGTTGGCCAAGGCCCTGTTGCGGGTACTACCGCGCAATGTCAAACACCATTCGGGCCGGGTGCTGCTCGACGGCATCGACATCATGGCCCTGAGTCCCGAGCGCTTTCGCCGTGAAATCCAATGGCTGCGTATTTCGCTGGTGATGCAGGCTTCGATGAACGCTTTGAATCCGGTCATGCGAGTCGGCGA
It includes:
- a CDS encoding ABC transporter permease, whose translation is MNPSQNPSIPNKAEGLLRDLKLMLLLTGKRIIALVLMVLIGVYLTILIANMGGRVDELRLVQIRSEISEAVRGNLSFRELDSEERNRLIQSRVDLEVQRLNLDRPFLLRSFNYLYRAMLLDLGRAEQMHSDKGSREVHAIILERLPATLLLFGTANLLIFFLSVYIALWLSRHYGSFMDRIVIVLAPTSAAPAWFYGIFLILCFAFLLPILPAGGMVQAPPPENNWNYTLSVLKHMALPVLAMLLSQIFISIYSWRTFFLIHSSEDYVEMARAKGLPSRMIERRYILRPTLAPVITSFMLMLISMWSGAIILERTFSWPGLGTLIFQAIGHHDTPVIIGSVVIFAYLLAFSILVLDIVYGIVDPRVRIGASR
- a CDS encoding ABC transporter permease, with product MRYWSERLWELRRYPSALLGMAIIFCLVGLSIVTVIAIPYDEALDRWRGGDYWRMHPRNAEPVWLDRLKGGNKPKTLIISSHDAETESVTFSGGRRLRIPLHFDYDFSEFPSEINLFLKSEKHTREPFARLTWHTPDGREIPLGGRRITANDRFSLSQDWALERRLGLLPHVGLLARPGTDSPKVLPGRYTLVLDAVLFDEAAEITAELVVYGRVHGLAGTDHQRRDLLLALLWGTPIALAFGLLAAVGTTLTTLVIAAAGVWFGGRLDAAIQRLTEINMILPLLPILVMVGTLYSTSIWLMLGVVVLLGIFSASAKMYRAMLLPIRESPYIQAAQAYGASDSRIILHYLVPRILPVLIPTFVTLIPAFVFLEASLAVLGLGDPVLPTWGKVLNDAQNESALYNHYYYWVLAPALLLMLTGLGFALLGFALDRVFNPRLRRI